caaaaactgaatTCTTTGGCAAAAAAAGAAGTCATCAACCAAAAATAGAATGACCTACATCATTTTCTTTGATTAGCTTTAGTTCCGTCTCTGCAAAGGTTAAAGGTGCAGGGGCACTTCCAGAGGTCAAGTGTTTTTTATATCCAGATAAATTCACATCATCCTTGAAATGAAAAGAATGTTCAAAATCTTCAGTAGCACAACAATTTTCAGCCTTGATACATATGCATcaagaaattcaaatacagaatggttagaggtttttttttacctcaatcaattttttgaattaattgtattaataaaagcaaatgctaaaaataacactaaaaatacatgtatcatgtgtATCTTGGTATCAAAGTGCCAAAGACAAGAATTTTTGATTGGTGTAAGACAAGTTTTGACATACCTGATtggtttatcatgtttataatacattttaatttatgATTACAGGAATAAAACTGACTTTATATACTGTAAGAGTGAAATGCATGTAGTTCACTATAACAGATGAAGTTTCCCTATATAAATTAAACAGTAGTTACTATCATTTTTGATATAACAATATCTTTATATTGCCTCCCACATTATacacaaaattcacaacttACGATACTGGTGCCAAACATTTCCTCCTTAATGAGACCACCTCCAAACTCTAACTTCAAAGTAGCTCTAGTAGCTGCatacaacattttttgtctgaccTGAAGAAATCAAGATGGAATATATACATTTGCAGTCAAGAGGATTACCTGATGCTAAAAAGtaacaaagattaaaaaaaaaagttgctaCATAGTGGGCTTGGGCTAattaatgctaaatgtaatgttaatttattgcaatgcattacatgttttcaaagtaccagtaatgctagtaatgtgtactgccacaaatttagcattacaagtaatgttaatgtaatgcattactttccaaaatctagtgtaatgctggcattacatggcattactttgcattattatgcttatttatgcatgttcattttttaaattgtgatgAATTTAACAACTGAAATTGAATctgattaaaaattatttgaaatatttctgctacataccggtacatgtagacaaacatattttgaaattcatactTCTGTCATTTACTATTTTTACAGTACACACAATTCTTATTGCTTATAGTTTGTCCCAGGTGACTGCTTCCTcactttttgataaattttaacaaaaatacacaCATTTCTGTTcaaaaagtacaatttaaatcaatataaggggaaaaatcaaagatttcttcattgacaattcatttattttaaagaaatttctcaTGGATATTTATTAAGGGAAATGTTTACACTTTTTTCTCCATTCCCCATAACTCGGAacaccttgcacaattttcCAATGTTATCGTCTGGGTGTTTTCATGTgtgctgcaatgcaaaatctctgtagactttttatttttggttgtttatttgaaacctgaagcggtagagggggcatttcaaaacatACAAACttgactttttttcaatttagtgGATAAACCTAATTTGGGTTTTAAAGTATtcatgattatcgaaatattagGTAAGTAAAAGGTGGTGGAAGCagaaacttgggacagagtaaGAAAAATCTAACTGCTGAGAAAATAATCATCGATATCTATTTATCAATGTGACTGTATGATTGTATGACAAAATCTTACTGGTGAAAAATCTGGGGACCAGGAGATGAAGATCCACTGATAACCTAGATTGTTCTTGGAGTCCAGTCTGTACAAAAGATAGCATGGCTGTTTCTCTTCCAGCAAAGGTAGAACCATTTTGTCGTAATGTTAAAAGGATTAAGGAATGCAACTCCAAATATACCATTGTATACTGCAACAGATCTAATTCAGAAATGATAGAAAAGTACTTGAATTACACCAAAGCATGtctttaaatattatcaataatcAAATGCTTTTTGATAAAAGGATATCATGTTCCCAGGTGTCAACTGGTTTTTCACTTCCTGCTAGTTCTAACTGCTCTATAAGACAAaagaattgtttaaatatatacatgtaaagtgttTTGCAGTAATACCGGGGTActttaatatttcatatacaGCCTCAGTTTTTAGAAGCttacttttgaatcaataaaaaaaattgtatttgcaTTCATCTAGTAATTGTCTTTAAACATTTCTGTCTAAAGtgacaataaatattattttatgctttttaaaaattttctttcgGTGTAATTGGTACGTATCTTGTTAGAGGaaagattcaaaattaatttagtcTTTACTTGTGCACGGCCATCAAAATTTGCCTTACCATCagttattgaaatttttattactCTTGCACTGCCTTCTTTGCATGTGGAGAAAAATGATTTAAGGTTTTCACTGGCTGTAATATAAGATCttgttagtatatacgtccctgatataactcttaaaatgtaaatgaacaTGTATGTAACAAAACACGTTTCAAATCAGatcaaaattgaaatacatgtaattatatgacTCAATCATGATTCATGTCCTTGGTTATTTATAGTAACAGACCTCTTTGTTCACATTTGgaactttaaaacaatatttgactCATTTATCCGTATAAGATATTTATTCTTTCAGAAGAAATTATACTATCACATACAGAATTGACcaaataaaatacaacaataaGCATAATAaggaaattgtaaaataaaacttaaaagtaTACGGTATAGTGACATTGCTCAATAATCACATTCGTAAATGACACCGAAATGagaattgtttacaaaaaatcactttgcaatTAGCTAAAGTTACATACATGCATATGACTTCTAAAGTGAACTTTATATGTATTTACAAATTTGGAAATATACGcccatttttgtatttttaaaaacatggtcaAAACCGCATTGATTACTTAGAAAAGAATCTGACCAAAAATATCGCTACCAAGGAGGAAAATCTAACCTTTTATTCCAGTTTGGTGAGACATTGTGGGAGTTAAAATGAAGTTTAATAAAGTTTCCCACTTGCTGTTTTAAGTTTTCAGATACCGGAAGGGTTATGTTGTCGACGTTAAAGAAATGCTTAAATTGTAATTACTTTTTCCTTTTATAAAAAGCTTTTGAATGATGAAGACAAAATTCTTCTTATCTGTAATCTCATTCGTTTAGCTTTCTGACGCAAACCAATCAAAATTGGTGTTTTAAGCACACTCACCGACGAAAGTGAAAATAGACTTAGTTATGATACGTTCATAAACGTGTTTTTGTTAGCATGTCAAATACATCTGTAGCTCACGACATACAGGGAAAATCGAGGACAGGGGATGTtttgataaatgaaaatgttaatttttccgGACTACTCCTATCGGACAATATATTAAGCGGTCTTCAAAAAGCAGGATTTCAGCGTCCATCTCCAATCCAACTGAAAGCAATACCGCTTGGACGATGTGGTTTAGGTACACATTTATCTTCTTCAGTATTCAATGAGTAGTCTgagtatatttttatatgacatttttgatttttattttttcaaatacatgtaattaacttCATGCAGTGTTCATACTGTGTGGACATATACACACTGTACATATGTCTCAGAAGTGAACTACGATGTGCAAGCTTTAGTTGTGTAGGTGTTAGGACAATATCCAAAAACTCGTTGGTTTAAGCTCCTTTgtgataaattaattttgtaagTTGTGTCTGTAGACAAGACATTTTATCCACTTACCTTACTGTAAGCTCAGTCCTCCCGGCTGCAATTGGATACCAGGTTTCTCTGGGGGAAAAGACAAGGTAActctttaaatttcttttccagACCTTATTGTGCAAGCAAAGTCAGGCACGGGAAAAACTTGTGTGTTCTCTGTCATAGCGCTGGAAGGTATTCAAACAGAGAGCTTTGCACTGCAGGTTAGTGTACAATGTATATTCagtttaatttttccattgttttatttattctttaaaaacatatacattattTAGTTGTCAGTTGATTTCTTATACCATTAATTTTAAGATACTGATGATGACTTGCACAGTAAGCCAGTTGAGCCTCACATGACATTAATGTGAAAAGATTGAGCTTCATGCATCACAAACAAGTTAACATGTAATTAATGTGAAGTaaaatttttgtgattttttttaatgtgaatttCATGTGATTTAGATTCATGTAAAATTCTTGTGAAACTCTACccaatgattttattttcatgttgaaaccttttacatgaatttcacatgaatttaacaaatatgatacatgtatgagtttcagatttatgttttacttgatttttaacACCTGGTGTTCTTTTAAGTTTCTTCAGATTTGTTTTGagtcatagtacatgtatgtatataatgaaatattcttctttaaatgttattttacaCAATCACTAGAACTGTGAGGCAAAATATTGCCTGTGGTCGgcattttctcttaaaaaacCAATGGACAAAATTTGTAACTATTCTGATTTCAAAATCATGGCACAAACcctgtttacaaaataatagtgctgaaacgaataccataaatcagtattcgaatattcgtgaGTACCATTCGATTcgtattcgaatattcgtagACGTCATAGACAATGTATTAAGCATATATAATAGTTTGTATTACGAAGTGGGTGTATGTGTAGACTGCTTAAACATGTCAGTTCGAAGTTGACACTTAGTGCATGAGTATCCATTGAATTGGGtgcgcatttaatttttaagcaaacaagaatatactgattttttaaaaatttccatcaactacaatcaaaagatttattactTCTTTAATAATACACTGCAGTCCTGACTCCTGTATGAGACCGATACGTTACTTCGTAAGTCAGTCCAAATATTTCCGCCATGTTTGATATagtattaaacagaaaactTATAACGCTCATAACTCCGGAAAtgttctgtttatttaaaaaaaaaaaaaattatatcgaggtatcttttaaaaaaaactttcgatGTACCTTTCGATATTAACTCTTCGTTGCTCACACTCGTTTAAAcaattaagcaatttttttcttcagcgtctgacatgaattgaaaaatctAGAATGTTTGTCTCCGTTCGATATAAACCCTGCTTTTACTTTCAAGGTAAACAAACATGGCGGAAGAGTCTATTACTGGGTTAAGTAATAGACTCTACCAAGCATGGCAGTCATAGATGGCTTTATATTTACTTTCGTTCagagtaaaatgaaataacacgaTGCTGCATAGTTTACAGTGCTTGATATGGGTGTTTAACATGTGATCGAATATTCGAATGCTAAATATACATTCgaatattagaaatttactattcattcgcgaatattcgaacattcgtttcagcactacaaaataaacatttgtatcATGTGTAAACTGAGATAAtgatcttaaaccaaaagtattttgttttaatgaaaagtgtGCACaggttttagacatttttgaaacaaaaactgaaaaataagattaatatatagaaaatattttggCCAGCTATAAAACATTGGCAAAACCTTGGACAACAGGTAGCCAACTGCCTCCTAAAACtcctcttttaatattttttatatgacataaactcatgaaaatataatattttgaatgatttggtacatgtaataggttttagctgtttatattttgatataattgtttattagaaagatatactgATCATATCAATTTAAACTGGGAACACTTTACAATAGGCATATTGGTAATTGACATATATAATATCCACTTCTTCTGGTATTTTTAACAGTGatcaacaaaattttgatccCTTCATATAGGTGTTATGTTAACAATGTTAGACAGAAGTTTGATCCTACCCTATAGGTCCTAGTATTGGCCCCTACCAGAGAAATCGCCACACAGATCTGGGATGTGATCAGCTCTATAGGACAGTGTATACCCTCTCTCAGATGTCACACCTTCATCGGGGGAATGCCTGTTGTAGAGGACAAGCAGAAACTAAAGAAGTGTCATATTGCTGTGGGAACACCAGGTATTTGTCATAGATGTTTTTGTTACAGTAGTGAATGTGACCAAAGTAATAAAATATTGACTGGTGAATTTTTAATCCCATAGCCAACCGAAATATAGAACTTCTATAACTAATATGTAGTGTAAAGcattcaatttcatttgatgtatcttaattaattagaaaataaatatattgaagtCACAGTAAAATTAACACGGTTTATAACTATATTCTGAATAGAATTAATGATATTCAGAGGATGTATTTCAGAGTTGTTTAGTGTTTTAAATCTAATACATGATTGTGTATTCCCCATCGCAGAGAtagaaacatttgaaattggcaatacatgtacatagttaaTTTGTTTGATGCAAATATAAATGAAGGTATAAGAAACTTTCCAACTAGTTTTATTTAAAGACAGTAGAAATGTAATCAAGAATTTTATACTCTACTACAAGTGATGGATTTGATCTTTTAAAGGGAGAATAAAACAGTTGATAGAGACCAACATAATGACTACAGACAGCATTAGGATGTTTGTGTTGGATGAAGCAGACAAACTCCTGGAGGAAAGCTTTCAGGAGCAAatcaagtaaaatatataattcatttaactTAATTATTTGTTGAGCTCTTCTTTCATATGTAAGATAACTTTATCCAGTTGTTTTGAATGATTTCGTcaatttgataaacaaaattcagtttattttatgtttatttctttattaatgaacaaaattattcataatacATTGTACTTATAATTATTGTTGTAAGGTTGATACATATTGATATATCAaagtatttaaatattaattttataatttttacacagaaacttggtaataaaatgaatatgattcaCTTGTAAACAAATACAGATATGCTTTGCAATCATAATCCCCCCAAGAAGGATAGTCTATCTTACCTAACTAATATTTATAAGTGTTTCTAGAAGctctttttcatttttgctGGTATAACACCTTTGTCTTTAAGTATATTTATAGTATTAATTTTTAGCTGGATCTACTCCACACTCCCTGAGAATAAACAGATGCTGGCTCTGTCTGCTACCTACCCTGAGTACCTAGCCCAGCACCTGACCAGCTACATGAGAAACCCCACCTTTCTTAGACTCAATATCTCCGATCCAGCATTGCTTGGTAAGTATTATGAATTCTGTACTTAGCCTGTTTGAATTTCCACATGTAGTTTATTATGCAAATTTAAGgtgaaaacaattctttttttcagGAATTAAACAATTCAAGAGGGTTGTAGATTACCATGTCTTGCCCAACAAAGTGTTTGACAATAAAACCAAAGTTGTCATTGAGTTATTGTCATCTGTCAATTTCCAGCAGTGTCTTATCTTTTCCAACCTCCAAACCAGGTAAGAACATAATGTACAAAGTACTCCTAATTCACTGTTAATTatattctttcatgattttatataatgtacgaaaaataattttttttttcaaatcaaattgaattaactatttaatatgtagaaaaaaGTGCACAATTCATTATTGTTAACAtctaaattaattatatatatatatttggaaATAAATGTTACTTCTCCTTGCAGTCACATCATATTtgtatatacacatattttCTGATATAATAGTTGTAACTTGGTCATGCGATCACATTACATGTTGCTGTATTGCAGAGCACAGAATATGGCTGACGTCTTGATCAGTCACGGTTGGCCGACAGCTTGTATTGCAGGAAGTCACGACCAGAGAGATCGAAACGAAGCCATGAGTCAACTTAAGACATATAAGTGTCGAGTTCTCATCTCCACTGATCTAGTAAGATTCTATGTCATTGAACAGAATTTGgtgaaatataattaaaagattttatttagtttttatcagtttttataaaaagagGATACAAAAATATAGTTAAATGTATGAATCTTTGTTTGATGTACCTATGGTAAATTCTGTATCATTGGATCAATGTTAGATAGAAATACTGTGAAAAACTTTCAGTAAGCATAGTTTGTCTTTCCGTTATAATCATTATGTTAGTTTTTAATGTTGAAGTGTTCCTGCTGCATGAATTCTAGATTTAGACTAGTAAAGCTCGACAggttgatagaaaaaaaaataatttgcctTTATAATGAcactgtaaattaaaaaaaaatgttgatattaaaGAGGCTTTAAGTTGTGGGATGTTTCTGCTAATGAGCAGGAATAGCTAGAATTCTTTCTTTGACAGACAGTTAAAGAAAGTTATGTGTGataacatgtgtacatgtatttataccatTTATGGTACTTCTGCAGACATCCAGAGGGATTGATGCTGACAAGGTTAACATGGTGATCAACCTAGATGTTCCCAAAGACCACGAGACGTATCTCCACAGAATAGGCAGGGCAGGCCGGTTTGGTATGTAATACACCTATCAATCTGAAGCTTCGTTTTATAAAGAATTCCtttgtttaatgttttacaTGTCCTGTGATATAACCGTTAATGAATGATTGAACAGTGAAACTGTTATGTCTATTATGAGGCTTCAAAAATTCTAAAGTAGTACCTTCAGCTGTTAATTCATTTTGGATTCCAAATCATTTTCTTTCTGacctttaattttgttttattcattttaatcatAGAAAATATTAATCTTTGATTCTGTCATGTATCATTCCACACATAGTACTAAATTTATGTATGTTCATGTGTATGtgtaaaattgatttattgtatgtacatttgatgtattacatgtatgtcactgTATCTTTGTAACCATGCCTATGAAATGTTGAATCATGATTCATGTACTTGTATGAGCAATCAAACCAAAATCACTTTGTGTATTATTTAGGAACATTTGGGGCAGCAGTGACTATTATCAGCCATGGACAAGAAGAAAGAGACTTGAACAAGGTGGAAAAGAGATGTAACACTTGCATTAAAGACCTTCCAGGTACTTGTATATCGATAGTTGTGTTATCTTATTGTATCAAATTTGCACAGCATTGAATTACAAATTCTTTTTAACGAATGCTTATGGCTAATGTTGTTTTACATCAACTTGATAGTTCTTTTCAACAGTTCTTTCATTTATAACTGCATGAGTAAATTTAAATAACATATCGCTCTACTTTACTTATCAatagtttattttttctgtaaaacacatttttaaatggTATGGTTTTCgaacaattttctttctatgcCTTGTGATAGaaaatcaattcaaaatcaaaaccaTATGATACAACTCATCTAAAGTAATATAACAGTATTTCTTTGGTAGATCCAATTCCAAACACATTGGCAAAGAGTGAGGGAACTATATGCCTGGATGATATGGTGTCTACCGAACAAATAATTACTGACCACACCAGAATATCCCCAAAGAAGATAGAAACTACACAGCAGAGTCACAACTCAAAAAGCAAATTAGATCAGGAGTCGCAGACAAACAGCAAAGGTGGAGAGCATTTGAAAAATTTGGAAACGAATTTTGAGAACTGTTTGAAGACAATGACAAAGGATGTGCAATTAAGTTCTTGTAATGAGAATGGGGACAATTCTGAAGAAGagaaatcaaattatatgtGTGCAAGGAATTGCAAAAAGAAATCTTTTCTAAATGAATGGACTGGCAACAAGATTGGACTTGATAATTTATGCAATCAGGAATCCAAAGAAAAAATGGAGAATAAGGATCAGCTAACAGGAAAATCAAGGAGTTCTTCTCATAAAGGAAAAACAGACCAAGAGGAAAAAGATTTAAGTAGATCTGCAGAATATGAGGCAAGGAATCTAAAGAGTGAAAAGAAGATGCCAAAGAAGAAAGAGagttgttttgaaatacaaattccAAAGCTAGATGAATTTTTGAGCCAAAACAGGAAAGgagattttaaaacttttgatgAGAAGAAGAGAGAATACCAAAAGTATCTCGAAGAGAGGGATGCATCTGTAAATAGAGAGGAGATTATAGTGACAGCAAACCCATTTGTTTGGAAAAAAGATGAAAGAGAACAATTGTTATCtatgataaacaaaatattaacctTAGAAGAAGGGTTTGATGAAAATGTGGAAAAGGATAGTGAAGAGAACAAAGTTAAGAGTGCTTGTGCTGAGGTGCAGACAGAAAGTTTTGATTTTCTTCCTGATATGAAAGGTGACAGTACATTGACAACAGGAACAAAGTACAAGGAACATGTTAATAAAAAGTGTGGTTCTCACCGAGTTCCCATGCATGACACACACAAAGGATCGGAAACAATGGCGCTGAATGGGAAAAAGCAATCCAAAGAACATCAATACAGAGATCATGGGTTTTGTTTAGACCAAGAGGGAGTCTTTAGCAACGAAGAAATAGATTCGTTCGATACTTTGTGTGAAGAGGAAGTTGATTTTGAGAAGCAAAATTCGGAAGAGGAGGAACAAACCTTCTTTGAATATCCATATATTCCAAATTCAAATCAGTCAACCTTAAATAATCATTGTTTGGGGGATCAGTACCCACCATTTGCTTTTAATCCATATAACAGTTTTGGATACCCGTCTCCAACACAGATGAGTCGtgatcaaagaaaacatttgtttaattatCAATTATCTCTGTCCCTTTACCAACAAAATAACTATATATCAGCAATGCTTGGACAATTTTATTAATAAGAAgcaataaacaatataaaaagattgttttttttattatattaaaattttcatcatGGTAAGCATTATGATCAAGGATAGAGAACATTCTTTCCAAAGGGGGAATGCTGTATTATCAGATTTTATTCGACTCGGGCATGCGCAATCATACAAAGGCATTCATTTGATCTATTTggataagttgttttttttagttggaagagcatgaatcatttttttttactcccatttatatttcagaatacatgtaactaaatgcataattatCATGTCAATTAATGTAGcaatctgaaattcatggccctaGGACAGAACCGATATGgttatagtgaaaatgtattggaTCATATAAAATCGTCTTTTCTACTtccatatatattaaaaaaaataacaaaccaaaatgcatggttatgatttcACGTTTTACGTTTCCCACCTACATTTCCAATATCTCGGAATTTCAGTCaaatattcaaaaactaagttttctactTAAAAGTATtatcaaatcctaatcaatttatatcaaaaataaaatttgtaatcaaattattaatttttaaacagaaGTTTTGTTAACGCGGGgtcttacaatttttttcattgaattcgttctctatgagtgaggaaaatattatttagcggccgatatgtgtataaaaatttaataatcacATGTTTTCGTTGAAAATTAACGTAAATTTacgttttaattcatatttgttaattatattttgaaacgttacaaagcaaaatgttttttttggaatgtatttaggTCTGTAgatatatccccccccccccccgcgaaacaacaaaccctttggtacAAATATgctaaaaaacaatatataaaacccctcaaaaggaatttttgttttacggggggggggggggggggggctgttttCGGTTTTCGTTAGTTTCTATTATGAtatgagctattttaacccaaaatttaTATTAGTTACTTCTCTTTGTTTGAACaagtcatttatatttaatgaaaatatacattaatgtttacattaatataaaaaaataaaaataagacactcattaaaaaatgacttttagttaggcggctagacaatgctattGTTCGCAGTCCTTGGGAAGTTTCTGGTCCCGGCATCAGATATTCAGACCTTAGGATGGGattaacatatgcatatgtTTTTTTGTCGGAAATACAATTTTCTGTGCATCGTATGCttgtgtgtatttaattataaatgaaactgcaTATCTAAGATTGACCATTGAGGGTCTGCAGGTCTCTTTTTACcataagtttacaatttttggtCCCTTGATGAGCCAGGGTACTGTTAAGACAATTTGGGATTCCTCTGACTCTTGTCACTTTTTCCCCTTTTATGAATTGCTTTTAGCAAAAGTGGGGTAACAGTCAGTGGAATCTCGTTTAGTTTCCTCGTGGTTGTTTATTCAAGGAAGCATTGTAATATTCTAAGAAAATTAAACAGGACAATATACTAGacgaaacaaaacatttgatacAAGAACGAAATCTAGATATTGTCTTTCatacatttaatttgtttgaataaACTAATTTGAAGACAACAATGGAATGGAATTTGATGCGTATTATGATTTAACAAATTAATCACTAATAATATAGTGATGTAGACGATTTGCTTATCACATCTAAGTACCCCGAGAGATAGATCTGCATGCAGAAAAGGGgattcaaattattgaaatgattctattctataataatttttgataattagtTTCAAGATGAAACTCTGTGATTAACTGCGCAACAGtcggaaattttatttttgtactcctttgtttactttttatgtGAAAATCAAATGGGGACGAATCACTGACTGCAGGGAAAGCGTGTGCTTATATGTACACATTTAGATTGTTACCAGTATCAACCAagaaatttatcattttaaaccCAAAAGTCTATTTAAATAGCATTCATCGGATGAAATTCTGTAGCTGTCAATGAGTTACACCTAAATGTTCACTGATAAGTAGCGAAAAGTTATTGAATGTCAGagatataattacatgtatgcaatTTACTCTTTAGCTGTTAGTCA
This genomic window from Crassostrea angulata isolate pt1a10 chromosome 8, ASM2561291v2, whole genome shotgun sequence contains:
- the LOC128159593 gene encoding probable ATP-dependent RNA helicase DDX20, with amino-acid sequence MSNTSVAHDIQGKSRTGDVLINENVNFSGLLLSDNILSGLQKAGFQRPSPIQLKAIPLGRCGLDLIVQAKSGTGKTCVFSVIALEGIQTESFALQVLVLAPTREIATQIWDVISSIGQCIPSLRCHTFIGGMPVVEDKQKLKKCHIAVGTPGRIKQLIETNIMTTDSIRMFVLDEADKLLEESFQEQINWIYSTLPENKQMLALSATYPEYLAQHLTSYMRNPTFLRLNISDPALLGIKQFKRVVDYHVLPNKVFDNKTKVVIELLSSVNFQQCLIFSNLQTRAQNMADVLISHGWPTACIAGSHDQRDRNEAMSQLKTYKCRVLISTDLTSRGIDADKVNMVINLDVPKDHETYLHRIGRAGRFGTFGAAVTIISHGQEERDLNKVEKRCNTCIKDLPDPIPNTLAKSEGTICLDDMVSTEQIITDHTRISPKKIETTQQSHNSKSKLDQESQTNSKGGEHLKNLETNFENCLKTMTKDVQLSSCNENGDNSEEEKSNYMCARNCKKKSFLNEWTGNKIGLDNLCNQESKEKMENKDQLTGKSRSSSHKGKTDQEEKDLSRSAEYEARNLKSEKKMPKKKESCFEIQIPKLDEFLSQNRKGDFKTFDEKKREYQKYLEERDASVNREEIIVTANPFVWKKDEREQLLSMINKILTLEEGFDENVEKDSEENKVKSACAEVQTESFDFLPDMKGDSTLTTGTKYKEHVNKKCGSHRVPMHDTHKGSETMALNGKKQSKEHQYRDHGFCLDQEGVFSNEEIDSFDTLCEEEVDFEKQNSEEEEQTFFEYPYIPNSNQSTLNNHCLGDQYPPFAFNPYNSFGYPSPTQMSRDQRKHLFNYQLSLSLYQQNNYISAMLGQFY